From the genome of Reinekea thalattae:
TAGCCAAGTCTGCAGCAGTTTCATTAACTCGAACACCACCGACCACATTAATAAATACATCCTGATCGCCAGTAAAAATTCCGCCGTGACGGTTCAGAATTGCCAGCATCATGTTTAATCGATTGGTATCCAAACCGACAGCAACGCGACGTGGATGACCCATGGTTGCGCCATCGACCAACGCCTGAAACTCAATCAGCATAGGTCGAGTTCCTTCCCAAACAACGGTGACTACCGAACCAGAGGATTGTTGCGCTGAGCGATTCAAAAAGATTGAACTCGGATTTTTTACTTCTTTTAAACCCGTATCCAACATAGCAAACACACCTAACTCGTTGACGGCACCAAAGCGATTTTTGATTGCTCTTAACGTCCGAAAGCGTGAATCACCCGAGCTTTCTAACATCACAGAAGCATCGATCATGTGCTCCAATACTTTCGGTCCCGCTAACGAGCCATCTTTAGTGACGTGGCCAACCAGAACTAAAATCGTCCCTGTTTGCTTCGCATAACGGGTTAGCCAAGCCGCCGATTCACGAACCTGAGAAACACTACCGGGAGCTGACTCAATAGCGGGGGCGTGCATTACCTGAATCGAGTCAATCACCAGAATTTTCGGCTGCAGGTCTTTTGCAACTTCAGTGATGCTTTCGACACTGGTTTCAGAAAGAATTTTTAAATCATCACGCGGTAAGTTGAGCCGCTGCGCACGCATGGCAACCTGCTGCATAGACTCTTCACCAGTGACGTACAAAACCGAATGTTGCTTAGCCATATGGCAAAGCGTCTGCAAAAGTAAGGTACTTTTACCTGCGCCCGGGTGACCGCCAATCAAGATCGCACTGCCAGCAACCATACCGCCACCGAGCACGCGATCAAATTCGCCAATACCAGTCGCTAATCGAGACTGCTCATTTAGATCAACGTCACTGAGCGCTTGCACCGAAGCCTTAGCACCGGCGTAACCAGCAAAACGATCGGGTTGAGAAAAATCCGGTCGGCCGGCGGGTGATTTTGCTTCACGAAATTCTTTCAGTGTATTCCACTCTTTGCACTCGCCACATTGCCCTTGCCACTTGGTGTAATCTGCGCCGCAACTGGTGCATACGAATTGGACTTTAGCTTTTGCCACTGTAAATATATCCAGTTATTGTAATAAAGCACCTTTATAACCAATGCAACAAACTGACTCAAGCCTATTTTCTCTTCGGCATAAGCGAGCAGCACTTGAATAGTCAGCTGAGCACCAGCATGATGCTCACTTTAGCTCGATAATTCTTGGGATCACTGATGACACGTATGAATTGGGAATCGCTACTGACGACGGCGAGAGAAGGGCATGACGCATTAGGTCCAGCAGACATGGGCCGAAGTCACTTCCACAAAGATCACGACCGCATTGTATTTTCCGGTGCGTTTCGCAAGCTCGGTGGTAAAACTCAGGTTCACCCATTAGCCAAGTACGATCATATTCACAACCGCCTCATTCATTCGATGGAAGTTGGCAGCGTGGGTCGCTCACTCGGTATTCGTGTCGCCGAAGAACTTAAACAAGAGCTGCCAATAGGCATTCAGGCTGACGACCTCGGTACCATTATTCAGTCTGCCTGCTTAGCGCACGACATCGGCAATCCGCCCTTTGGTCACGCTGGCGAATACGCCATTCAAGACTGGTTTAAGCGAGATGCCAATAAACATTATTTAGCTGGATTGACCGAATTAGAACGCTTAGACCTACAAAGCTTTGAAGGTAACGCACAAGGCTTTCGCACACTCAGCCAAATTGAATATCATTTCAATAATGGAGGTCTAAGACTTACCTTCCCAACGCTCGGCGCTTCGTTAAAATACCCTTGGACCGCAGACTTAGCAGGCGCTAAAGGCAAATTTAGCTGTTTCAAAAGCGAACTTAGAAACCTTGAAGAGCTAGCCAATAAACTAGGGCTCAAACGAAAAGCCGATGGCCGCTTTGCTCGCCATCCGCTCAGCTATTTAATGGAAGCAGCAGACGACATCTGTTACGCCTTGATCGATCTTGAAGATGCGGTCGAGCTTTCGATTATCGAATTCAGTGAAGTCAAAGACATCTTTTTAAGCATACAGGGCACGCAAGATCTCGACTTTGATGAAGAGGGGGTTTCATCGGCCCGACAGCTTTCTGCATTACGCAGCAAAACCATTGGTTGCATTATCGATGCTGTAGTAGAAGCCTTCATGCAAAACAAAGAGACGATCCTAAACGGCGAATTGGAAGGTGATTTAATAGCCCACTGTGCACCTGCGGTACGTGACGGAATTTATAAAGCCAAGGCATTGGCGGTAAATAAAGTCTTCAAGGATGCACAAAAAACTGAAACGGAAATTGGCGCTTACACGGTGCTCTCGACCCTGTTAGAAACCTTTATTGAAGCCGGTCACGAATACTATCAGCGACCCGATAAAAACAAGCTGTCTTACCGCACCAGTCGCGTTTTTGACCTAATGGGCGGCGAAGCACCGACAGCAAAGATGTCGCAGTATCAGGTGTACCAACGTATGGTCGACAACATTGCTGGCATGACTGATAACTACGCGCTGTATTTAGCAAAACAGTTTTCTGCACCGAGCTAACTAACTCTCATAAAATATCGGAGTGCTGGCCTAGCCTAAGCGCTGGGCCTTGCACTCATATGCCTACGAATTTCACCCTGCGATCGAAGTATAGTGCTCGACCAATTCACTGCGCTGCTCTTTTTTGAATGCACTAAGAGCGAGCTTTCGAGTAACTTCCTTACCCTTTTCATTAACCACAATGGTAAGTCGTTTCGGCTCGGCCGTTACGCTGACAATGTTGTTATTTTTAACCAACCACGGAGATGCTAAAGGAGCCAATTTAATCTCTGAATACTGATCGTACACTCGCACCACTTGCAAACGATAATTCAACACCCCAATAATGGTTGTACCGATACCCACAAACAGAAAAAACGGGGCATCCAATTGGTATAATACTTCATTCGTAATGATAACAATAATGCCCACAATAATCTGGCAGACTGGAAGGGCTTTTGGAAGTCCGTATACCTTTTTAGGTTGCTCTTTTATTAAATCTTCAGTCATTTTCTATATCCTTTAAAAACTCACGTTTGGACTCTTTGTCCATTTCATTTCTAACTGCCACAAGTCCCATCAACCCAGTGGGTAGACCAAGCACAAAACCCACCATGGCTAGATAAGCCCAAAGCTTATGTTTTGTTTTTATATAAAGCAGACCCAAAGCCGATAATATAAATGACGCACCAGACGTCATTGCATACAACCTATATTCGTCACCCGGTGTAGCTTCGAACGCAATACCGACAACCAATTGGAAAACCAACGGCGTGTAATATAACCAACCCATAATACATATCTCTTCATTTTTGCGACCTACTTCATTAAGGTCTCCGTCAGCTAAACTAACCGATCTATATCGATTTAACTAGACTGTTATATTGACTTGCGACCTATATTATCGGCCGCGTTATACTAGACTGGTCGAACTGATCCTTAGCTAAATGGCTGACTATGCTTGAAATAATCAAACCGCACCGCGCTAAAATTTTTGCTGCCCTTACTTTCACTATGGCGTTATTGTTTCCACATATCAGCCTCATCCAATCCTCTGGGCTTAATGACGCACAACTAAAAACCATCGCCATTCTATTATTAGCAGCGGTGCTTTGGGTGAGTGAGTGGGTGCCGTTGTTTATTGTCAGCTTTATTATTTTAGCGTTAGAAATAATCTGGCTATTACCTGCTATTCATCAGCTCGATATTAGCGCCACAGAAAGCTTATTTTTTTCGCCTTTTTTTTCCAACATTATTTTATTGTTCATGGGTGGCTTTGTGTTATCGAGCATCATGCAAAAAGCCGCACTGGACGCTCGCTTTGCCTTTTGGATACTTAAAATCACCAAGGGTGAGCCCAAAATTACGTTAATGGGCATCATTGCTGGCTGTATTTTTCTTTCAATGTGGCTCAGCAATACAGCAACCACGGCCATGATGTTGACGATGATTCTACCACTCATTAAACAGCTTAGGTTTGACTCTCCATTCCGAGTCGGGTTGATTTTAGCGATTCCGCTGTCATGCAATCTTGGCGGTATCGGCACACCGATCGGAACGCCACCCAATGCCATTGCGATGAGCTACTTAAACGCAAAAGGCATCGATGTCAGCTTTTTAGAATGGATCATCCTAACCTTACCGTTCTTGCTAATTACCGCGATCGTTTTGTGGTATGCCATTTTAAAAGTCTATCCACCGGGCAACGATGTTTTAAAAATGAGCGACAGCAAGATGGAACCCTTCAAAACCCGCCAATGGCTGACACTGTTTATATTTGTTGCAACGGCGATTGGCTGGCTAGTCGGCGGGCAGTTTGGCTTAGCAACAGGAACCATTGCACTGTTCCCAATTATTGCGGCCTTCTGGCTTGGCTTATTGGATCAAACCGACTTTCGAGCGCTGCCATGGGATGTTCTCTTTATGGTTGCAGGCGGTATTGCACTGGGCGTCGCCATTGATATTACCGACTTAGGTCAGGTCATTTTGAACCTGCTGCCAGCCTATGAAAACTTTTTATTCTTAGTCATTTTATTAGTCGTGACGGGTGCGTTTTTAGGCACCGTAATGAGTAACACTGCAACCGCAGGCTTGCTCATCCCGATTGTCGTATCATTAGCATTGCCGACGAATCAACTGTTGGTGTTGGTGTTAGCCATCACACTCAACTGCTCCACTGCGATGATACTGCCCATCAGTACACCACCGAACGCTATTGCTTTTGGCTCCGGAGTTATTGGCGTCAAAGACATTGCCAGAATGGGGCTATTGATGAATATTTTGGGCATCGTGTTAGCAATTAGCATAGGCCCTATTTACTGGTTTATGGTGCTATAGCAGCAACCTAGACTGACACCATTACCGCCAGACTTTTAGATTTAGTGAGGAGTTCAGCATGCAAGTCCACATACAAAAATGCCAAAACTGCAGCTCAACAAATTTGCGTAATATTATCGCCCGCGATGATGCGCAACGCGTGTTTGTGCAATGCCAAGATTGCGGCCATTTTGTTGCCCGCTACGTACTGGCACCGGGTGGATATTTTCACGAAGGGCGCGACTACGAAAGCTTTCTGCGCACCCGAATGCTCGACCGCGGCTACTCTTCTGGGCGTGATTTAAAATCTTTATATAAAGAAGTGTCTGAGTCTGCAAAAGAAGGCTTTGAAGAAACCTTAAAACGCACTAAAGAAAAGTACGGGGACGAATTGCCCTAATTCGTTTTTCGCCATTTCACATTATCTTCATCACCCTTACTTACCGTTGCGCGCGACAAACACTTAGCCGTAAACTCATCGTCTCTTGATGAACAAATAGTAAGGAAATCCATAGTGAAAAAAGCACATCATCTGTTGCCTATACTCATGGCAGCCTGTTCACCGATTGTCTTCGCCGCCACTGTCGAATTGCGGGTTATGGAAACAACCGACATTCACATGCATATCGCAAACTACGATTACTATAGAGATTCAGAAAGTGACTCCGTAGGGTTAGCAAAAGTTTCGACACTGATTAACCAAGCACGCAGCGAAGCAAGCAATGCCGTTTTAGTCGACAATGGCGACCTTCTGCAAGGCAATCCATTAGGTGACTACGTCGCAAAAGGGCGAGTACTGAGAGTGGGTGAAACTCACCCTGCATTTAAAGCCATGAACTTAATGGACTATGACGTCGGTAATGTCGGCAATCATGAATTCAATTACGGCTTAGATTTCTTAGCTAAATCACTGGCTGGTGCAAATTTCCCGTACGTTTCTGCCAATGTCTATGTCGATGATGGCGATAACAATCCGGACAACGACCAACCCTATTTCCAGCCTTACGTTATTCACACAAAGCAGGTGACTGACAACAAAGGCCAAAGCCAATCGATAAAAATAGGTTACATTGGTTTTACGCCACCTCAAATTATGAACTGGGATAAAGACAAGCTGACGCATCACGTGATCGCAAAAGACATTGTTGCCAGTGCCGAAAAATACATCCCTATGATGAAGTCTGAAGGTGCTGATTTAATTATTGCCATTCCACACAGTGGACTTTATGCCAACCCACGCATTGAAAAAGAAGAGCACGCGGTATATCACCTAGCTAAGGTTGAAGGTATCGATGCGATTTTATTCGGCCACTCGCATCAGGTTTTTCCTGGCGGAGCTTTATTTAACGACATGCCCGGCGTCGATAACGTTAATGGTACCGTTTTTGGAGTTCCTGCTGTGATGCCCGGTTTTTGGGGAAGCCACCTTGGCATCATCGATCTAACGTTAGAGCTTAACAACAATAGCTGGAAGGTGGTTAATAGCCACAGCCAAGTGCGAGCTATTTCTAAACGTGAAGGCCGTGAAGTTATTGCACTCGTGCCTGCGGATAAAAAAATTAACGACGCGATAAAACAAGACCATGAAGGCACACTGGCTTACATGCGCCAGAAAGTTGGTATCACTACTGCACCGATCTACAGTTACTTTTCACAAATTCAAGATGACCCTTCTGTACAGGTCGTTAACAATG
Proteins encoded in this window:
- the radA gene encoding DNA repair protein RadA, with protein sequence MAKAKVQFVCTSCGADYTKWQGQCGECKEWNTLKEFREAKSPAGRPDFSQPDRFAGYAGAKASVQALSDVDLNEQSRLATGIGEFDRVLGGGMVAGSAILIGGHPGAGKSTLLLQTLCHMAKQHSVLYVTGEESMQQVAMRAQRLNLPRDDLKILSETSVESITEVAKDLQPKILVIDSIQVMHAPAIESAPGSVSQVRESAAWLTRYAKQTGTILVLVGHVTKDGSLAGPKVLEHMIDASVMLESSGDSRFRTLRAIKNRFGAVNELGVFAMLDTGLKEVKNPSSIFLNRSAQQSSGSVVTVVWEGTRPMLIEFQALVDGATMGHPRRVAVGLDTNRLNMMLAILNRHGGIFTGDQDVFINVVGGVRVNETAADLASLLAILSSLKDKPISADWVAFGELGLNGEVRPVPNGQERIIEAAKHGFKRAIVPIGNKPKKTIDGIQVIAVTTLAEALQQLREE
- a CDS encoding deoxyguanosinetriphosphate triphosphohydrolase; the encoded protein is MTRMNWESLLTTAREGHDALGPADMGRSHFHKDHDRIVFSGAFRKLGGKTQVHPLAKYDHIHNRLIHSMEVGSVGRSLGIRVAEELKQELPIGIQADDLGTIIQSACLAHDIGNPPFGHAGEYAIQDWFKRDANKHYLAGLTELERLDLQSFEGNAQGFRTLSQIEYHFNNGGLRLTFPTLGASLKYPWTADLAGAKGKFSCFKSELRNLEELANKLGLKRKADGRFARHPLSYLMEAADDICYALIDLEDAVELSIIEFSEVKDIFLSIQGTQDLDFDEEGVSSARQLSALRSKTIGCIIDAVVEAFMQNKETILNGELEGDLIAHCAPAVRDGIYKAKALAVNKVFKDAQKTETEIGAYTVLSTLLETFIEAGHEYYQRPDKNKLSYRTSRVFDLMGGEAPTAKMSQYQVYQRMVDNIAGMTDNYALYLAKQFSAPS
- a CDS encoding SLC13 family permease — protein: MLEIIKPHRAKIFAALTFTMALLFPHISLIQSSGLNDAQLKTIAILLLAAVLWVSEWVPLFIVSFIILALEIIWLLPAIHQLDISATESLFFSPFFSNIILLFMGGFVLSSIMQKAALDARFAFWILKITKGEPKITLMGIIAGCIFLSMWLSNTATTAMMLTMILPLIKQLRFDSPFRVGLILAIPLSCNLGGIGTPIGTPPNAIAMSYLNAKGIDVSFLEWIILTLPFLLITAIVLWYAILKVYPPGNDVLKMSDSKMEPFKTRQWLTLFIFVATAIGWLVGGQFGLATGTIALFPIIAAFWLGLLDQTDFRALPWDVLFMVAGGIALGVAIDITDLGQVILNLLPAYENFLFLVILLVVTGAFLGTVMSNTATAGLLIPIVVSLALPTNQLLVLVLAITLNCSTAMILPISTPPNAIAFGSGVIGVKDIARMGLLMNILGIVLAISIGPIYWFMVL
- a CDS encoding bifunctional 2',3'-cyclic-nucleotide 2'-phosphodiesterase/3'-nucleotidase, which translates into the protein MKKAHHLLPILMAACSPIVFAATVELRVMETTDIHMHIANYDYYRDSESDSVGLAKVSTLINQARSEASNAVLVDNGDLLQGNPLGDYVAKGRVLRVGETHPAFKAMNLMDYDVGNVGNHEFNYGLDFLAKSLAGANFPYVSANVYVDDGDNNPDNDQPYFQPYVIHTKQVTDNKGQSQSIKIGYIGFTPPQIMNWDKDKLTHHVIAKDIVASAEKYIPMMKSEGADLIIAIPHSGLYANPRIEKEEHAVYHLAKVEGIDAILFGHSHQVFPGGALFNDMPGVDNVNGTVFGVPAVMPGFWGSHLGIIDLTLELNNNSWKVVNSHSQVRAISKREGREVIALVPADKKINDAIKQDHEGTLAYMRQKVGITTAPIYSYFSQIQDDPSVQVVNNAQIWYVENIVRGTEYDGLPILSAAAPFKAGGRGGADYYTDVPKGDIALKNVSDLYIYPNDLKVVKLTGAQVIEWLERSAGQFNQIDPTLSDSTQPLVNESFPSYNFDVIDGIEYTIDVTQPSRYAADGSLENPKAHRILDVKFNNKRINKKQEFLIVTNNYRSGGGGKFPNLDGSTTIIDAPDKNRDVIANYLLSQAEINPQADGNWSFANWGNARVTIRTSPKARDFAGDDLSFKGIQEDGFALFEFN